One region of Flavobacteriales bacterium genomic DNA includes:
- a CDS encoding L,D-transpeptidase: protein MNKAILLMLLLGAWSLSSWKMIPEASDDPMENQIDSCFRERYHKEGPFDCLYISIKQQKLMVVMRGKITHTFPISSSKYGIGAEKNSNKTPLGFHVIREKIGDKVPLNGILKSRIYTGKQAEIIHEKRSVDSDDVTTRILWLAGDDPGKNKGGRVDSFERYIYIHGTPEEGLIGQPASHGCIRMLNADVILLYNMVHVGMKVLISED, encoded by the coding sequence ATGAATAAAGCAATACTTCTAATGCTCTTGCTCGGTGCCTGGTCATTGTCCTCCTGGAAAATGATACCGGAAGCATCAGACGACCCGATGGAAAATCAAATCGATTCCTGCTTCCGTGAACGATACCATAAAGAAGGTCCGTTCGACTGTTTGTACATCTCCATAAAACAACAGAAACTGATGGTGGTCATGAGGGGAAAGATCACCCATACCTTTCCCATCTCATCATCAAAATATGGAATCGGAGCAGAGAAAAACAGCAATAAAACACCCCTTGGATTTCATGTGATCAGGGAAAAGATCGGAGACAAGGTACCATTAAACGGCATTTTGAAATCACGGATATACACCGGAAAGCAGGCCGAGATCATCCATGAGAAACGTTCCGTTGATTCCGATGACGTGACCACCCGTATCCTTTGGCTGGCCGGCGATGACCCGGGCAAGAACAAAGGGGGCCGGGTAGATTCTTTCGAACGGTACATTTATATCCATGGTACACCTGAGGAGGGCCTGATCGGGCAACCGGCATCGCATGGCTGCATCCGGATGTTGAATGCCGATGTCATCTTGTTGTACAACATGGTACACGTGGGCATGAAAGTGCTTATTTCAGAGGACTAG
- the rmuC gene encoding DNA recombination protein RmuC: MEIVYIIFGLALGAGVMWFVLQAKSKNILDASENEKQHWQDRQEQQQTAYDQLRTELQSERGKVESLKEERGKWVASHEALSEKLREQKAELEQLQEKFTKEFELVANRVMRQNTEVFNEHSKKNMTEILDPLKEKLKDFEQKVETVHKENIRQNSTLTEQISGLKMLNEQMSKDALHLANALKGDSKTQGDWGEMQLEMILERSGLTKGVTYTTQSGMRDEEGNLKKPDFIINLPEDKHMVIDAKVSLSDYERYYQTEAPEEKERFLKGHIQSLRNHIRELGGKNYQALYQINTPDYVLMYVPIEPALTLAMQHDRQLFDEAFSKRILLVSSTTLMATMKTVAFIWKQENLTRNVMEISRQGGAMYDKFVSLLEDLSKIKSHLDKSLKAYEEVEKKITGRGGVMTRIEQLRSLGAKTTKERSIPQEFKINTADENNLIP; the protein is encoded by the coding sequence ATGGAAATCGTGTACATCATTTTCGGGTTAGCTCTTGGCGCAGGGGTGATGTGGTTCGTGCTTCAGGCAAAATCAAAAAATATTCTGGATGCTTCAGAAAATGAGAAACAGCATTGGCAGGATCGACAGGAACAACAACAGACAGCATATGACCAGCTCCGCACGGAACTGCAATCCGAAAGGGGTAAGGTCGAATCGCTCAAGGAAGAGAGGGGAAAATGGGTGGCTTCACATGAAGCTTTGTCTGAAAAGCTGCGTGAACAAAAGGCCGAACTGGAGCAGCTTCAGGAAAAATTCACCAAGGAATTTGAGTTGGTGGCCAACAGGGTTATGCGCCAGAACACAGAAGTATTCAATGAGCACAGCAAAAAGAACATGACCGAGATCCTTGATCCGTTGAAGGAAAAACTGAAGGATTTCGAACAAAAAGTTGAAACCGTTCACAAGGAAAATATTCGCCAGAACAGCACGTTGACCGAACAGATCAGCGGTCTCAAGATGTTGAATGAACAAATGAGCAAGGATGCGCTTCATTTGGCGAATGCCCTGAAAGGCGATTCAAAGACACAGGGTGATTGGGGTGAAATGCAACTGGAGATGATCCTGGAACGATCCGGGCTCACCAAGGGTGTGACCTATACCACCCAAAGCGGTATGAGAGATGAGGAAGGCAACTTGAAGAAACCTGACTTCATCATCAACCTTCCGGAAGATAAGCACATGGTCATTGATGCTAAGGTTTCCCTTTCCGATTATGAGCGATACTATCAAACGGAAGCGCCTGAAGAAAAAGAGCGCTTTCTCAAAGGCCATATTCAGTCCCTCAGAAACCACATCCGCGAGCTGGGCGGAAAGAATTACCAGGCGCTGTACCAGATCAACACACCGGATTATGTGTTGATGTACGTACCCATTGAACCCGCCCTGACACTGGCCATGCAACACGATCGCCAGCTGTTCGACGAGGCGTTCTCCAAACGAATTTTACTGGTATCCTCCACCACGTTAATGGCAACCATGAAAACGGTAGCCTTTATCTGGAAACAGGAAAACCTCACCCGCAATGTCATGGAAATATCCAGACAGGGTGGTGCGATGTACGACAAGTTCGTCAGTCTGCTCGAAGACTTGTCCAAAATAAAATCGCATCTTGACAAATCACTGAAAGCCTACGAAGAAGTAGAAAAGAAAATCACCGGGCGTGGCGGTGTGATGACCCGGATAGAACAACTGCGATCACTCGGTGCCAAAACCACCAAGGAACGGAGCATTCCACAGGAGTTCAAAATCAATACTGCTGATGAAAACAATCTGATCCCGTGA
- the rlmB gene encoding 23S rRNA (guanosine(2251)-2'-O)-methyltransferase RlmB: MKYPQRKPVEKFEGEEKDLVFGIRPVQEALTAGKEIDKLYMQKGLTGDGSQEVIAKARELHIHIHYVPKDRMDRITRKNHQGVVAFISPIRFQSLELLVPMIFEKGETPLFIILDRITDVRNMGAIIRTAVCAGAHGVVFPDQGAARVSNETVRTSAGAAFSIPLCKVKSLTHACRYLQDSGIQLIGCTEKASKDIYGLDMKEPSAIILGSEEDGISEELLKMCHQKGRIPLAGPIASLNVSVATGVVLFESIRQRQTVSQ, translated from the coding sequence ATGAAATACCCACAACGCAAACCTGTTGAAAAATTCGAAGGTGAAGAAAAAGACCTGGTATTCGGAATAAGACCGGTACAGGAAGCGCTTACCGCCGGCAAAGAGATCGACAAACTTTACATGCAAAAAGGCCTGACCGGAGATGGAAGCCAGGAGGTCATTGCCAAAGCACGGGAGTTACACATCCACATCCATTACGTGCCCAAAGACCGGATGGATCGCATCACGCGGAAAAACCATCAGGGTGTGGTAGCGTTCATCTCTCCTATCCGTTTCCAGTCGCTTGAATTGCTGGTTCCGATGATCTTCGAAAAGGGAGAGACACCATTGTTTATCATCCTGGATCGCATTACGGATGTACGTAACATGGGAGCCATCATACGTACTGCGGTATGCGCAGGGGCGCATGGTGTGGTATTTCCGGATCAGGGTGCAGCCAGGGTAAGCAATGAAACGGTGCGCACATCGGCCGGCGCTGCATTCTCCATTCCGCTATGCAAGGTAAAAAGCCTGACCCATGCCTGCCGCTACCTTCAGGACAGTGGCATACAACTTATAGGTTGCACAGAGAAGGCCTCAAAGGACATTTATGGGTTAGATATGAAAGAACCCAGCGCGATCATTTTAGGATCTGAAGAAGACGGTATTTCCGAAGAGTTGTTGAAAATGTGCCATCAAAAAGGGCGCATCCCGCTGGCAGGGCCGATCGCATCATTGAATGTATCCGTAGCGACGGGCGTGGTCTTGTTTGAATCCATCCGGCAACGCCAGACGGTCAGTCAATAA
- the ung gene encoding uracil-DNA glycosylase produces the protein MPSGPEPKANVDIDPQWELQLRNEFHSEYFKNLKQFLLTEKQQHTIFPPGKEIFSAFNLTPFSQVKAVILGQDPYHGKGQANGLCFSVSPGIKQPPSLKNIFKELHDDIGLPVPVSGDLSPWARQGVLLLNATLTVRASQPGSHQKQGWETFTDQVIRALSNHHQGLVFLLWGKFAQAKADLIDAAKHHILKAAHPSPYSATYGFFGCKHFSKTNELLKQEGKSVIDWSLP, from the coding sequence ATGCCATCCGGTCCGGAGCCCAAAGCAAATGTGGACATAGATCCTCAATGGGAACTACAGCTCCGGAATGAATTCCATTCTGAGTACTTTAAGAATCTCAAACAATTTCTGCTTACCGAAAAGCAACAACATACCATTTTCCCACCGGGCAAAGAAATCTTTTCCGCTTTCAACCTTACTCCGTTTAGTCAGGTGAAGGCTGTAATTCTGGGACAAGACCCGTATCACGGAAAAGGACAGGCCAATGGCCTTTGTTTTTCAGTATCGCCTGGTATCAAACAACCTCCATCACTTAAAAACATTTTTAAAGAACTGCATGATGATATCGGCCTGCCTGTTCCCGTCTCCGGCGACCTGAGTCCCTGGGCAAGGCAAGGGGTATTACTTCTCAACGCCACACTCACTGTTCGTGCATCCCAGCCCGGGTCGCATCAAAAGCAGGGATGGGAAACGTTCACCGACCAGGTCATTCGCGCGCTCTCCAACCATCATCAGGGACTCGTATTTCTGCTGTGGGGAAAGTTTGCTCAGGCGAAAGCTGATCTGATCGATGCCGCTAAGCATCACATCCTGAAGGCAGCCCACCCTTCTCCATATTCCGCTACCTATGGTTTCTTCGGTTGCAAACACTTTTCAAAAACAAATGAGTTGTTGAAACAAGAAGGTAAATCGGTGATCGATTGGTCTTTACCATAA
- a CDS encoding OsmC family protein → MATIHTTYPGDLRTKAIHVQSGEAIITDAPVDNEGRGEAFSPTDLLAASLGSCMITIMGIRSRKRNITIDGCRAEITKIMASDPRRVSEVHVELYFPDVDYTPEDKKILEDAAMNCPVAKSLHPDIIQRINFHYSK, encoded by the coding sequence GAACAAAGGCAATACATGTTCAATCGGGAGAAGCGATCATAACAGACGCACCTGTAGATAATGAGGGTCGCGGAGAAGCATTCTCCCCCACCGATTTGCTGGCGGCATCGCTGGGAAGCTGCATGATTACCATTATGGGTATACGATCCCGCAAGCGGAACATTACGATAGACGGTTGCCGCGCAGAGATCACCAAGATCATGGCCTCTGACCCCAGAAGGGTTTCTGAGGTTCATGTAGAACTTTACTTTCCGGATGTGGATTACACGCCGGAAGACAAGAAAATATTAGAAGATGCCGCAATGAATTGCCCGGTGGCAAAAAGCCTTCACCCGGATATCATCCAGCGAATCAATTTTCACTATTCAAAGTAA
- a CDS encoding DUF4202 domain-containing protein translates to MERFEQAVAIFDKINAGDPHKVLCDGVETPETLCHTRRLSSWLAKLAPSASEALKLAGHCQHLKRWETPRDSYPEGKKGYLQWRAAQAIFHAKESSAVLEQVGYDEAVINRVMDINKKKGLRNDPEVQVMEDALCLVFLEFEALTFAAKHPREKVVDIIRKTWGKMSMRGHAEARSLQMNSALQSIIEDALQES, encoded by the coding sequence ATGGAAAGGTTTGAACAGGCGGTGGCGATCTTTGACAAGATCAATGCCGGCGATCCTCATAAGGTTTTATGTGACGGTGTTGAAACACCTGAAACGCTTTGTCACACACGTAGGCTTTCCTCATGGCTTGCAAAGCTTGCACCCAGCGCATCCGAGGCATTAAAGCTGGCAGGTCACTGCCAGCACCTGAAACGGTGGGAAACACCTCGTGACTCATATCCGGAAGGAAAGAAGGGCTACCTCCAATGGCGCGCGGCGCAAGCGATTTTTCATGCAAAGGAATCTTCTGCAGTTCTTGAACAGGTAGGGTATGATGAGGCTGTGATCAACCGTGTCATGGATATCAATAAGAAAAAAGGCCTTCGCAATGATCCCGAAGTACAGGTCATGGAAGATGCCCTGTGCCTGGTATTTCTCGAGTTTGAAGCACTGACATTCGCGGCTAAACACCCCCGTGAAAAGGTGGTGGATATCATCCGTAAAACCTGGGGGAAGATGAGTATGCGCGGACATGCGGAAGCACGCTCACTCCAGATGAATTCCGCGTTACAGTCCATCATTGAAGATGCTTTACAAGAATCATGA
- a CDS encoding GWxTD domain-containing protein, whose protein sequence is MMKSKLLYLILAAGLMLTQCRTPARISHQNLSFIYQQDNQNIHPHFVTYHISDSLTRIFYKLNSSDLLYSKKGGDNHYIARFAFHCTLYDSYEYELIHDSTTIYLEHTGDNGISQRISGSFDLPVKDGRNYLLEIKCHDINRNEKVINYIDIKKEKPGNRQYFYLKSGENAQPLVRNYFALNEPFTLETSLKGIKELTVRYYQREFDLPAPPFSTAVSKSFNYSADSTFVLELDENGQLTTSLNKTGFYHFLMDSTSREGLTVYAFGDHFPKVTTVPSMLHPLRYLTTQQEYDHMENEANKQEAVDEFWRSSGGSDDKSRDLIRKYYTRVEQANDYFTSYLEGWKTDRGLVYVIFGQPNVIYKTSNSESWVYGEEHNALSMQFTFVKVNNPFTDNDYSMNRSPIYKNSWYRAVDTWRQGRIY, encoded by the coding sequence GTGATGAAGTCAAAACTGTTATACCTGATATTGGCCGCAGGCCTGATGTTGACGCAATGCCGGACGCCTGCCAGGATCAGCCACCAAAACCTGTCTTTCATTTACCAGCAGGACAACCAGAACATACACCCGCATTTTGTCACTTACCACATCAGTGACTCACTGACCAGAATCTTCTATAAATTAAATTCCAGTGACCTGCTTTATAGCAAGAAAGGTGGTGATAACCATTACATAGCCAGGTTTGCATTCCATTGCACGCTCTACGATTCTTATGAATATGAACTCATTCATGATAGCACAACCATTTACCTGGAACACACCGGCGACAATGGCATATCTCAACGTATTTCCGGTTCATTTGATCTTCCGGTAAAGGACGGTCGCAATTATTTACTGGAGATCAAGTGCCACGACATCAACCGCAATGAAAAGGTTATCAATTACATCGACATAAAAAAAGAGAAACCCGGAAACCGTCAATATTTTTATCTTAAATCCGGAGAAAATGCTCAGCCGCTGGTTCGTAATTACTTTGCCCTGAATGAGCCTTTCACCCTGGAAACATCGCTAAAAGGCATCAAAGAATTGACGGTGCGATACTACCAACGGGAATTTGATCTGCCCGCCCCACCCTTTTCCACGGCTGTTTCCAAATCGTTCAATTATTCGGCAGACAGTACCTTTGTGCTAGAGCTGGACGAGAATGGTCAGCTAACCACCAGTCTGAACAAAACCGGCTTCTACCATTTTCTGATGGATTCAACCTCCAGGGAAGGATTAACGGTTTATGCCTTCGGTGACCATTTTCCGAAAGTGACTACGGTACCATCCATGCTTCACCCGCTACGTTACCTGACGACGCAGCAGGAATATGACCATATGGAGAATGAAGCCAACAAACAGGAAGCCGTTGATGAATTCTGGAGAAGCAGTGGCGGAAGTGACGACAAGTCCCGTGACCTGATCCGAAAATATTACACGAGGGTGGAACAGGCCAACGATTATTTCACCTCGTATCTTGAGGGATGGAAAACCGATCGTGGACTTGTATACGTGATCTTTGGTCAGCCGAATGTTATTTACAAAACATCCAACTCTGAAAGCTGGGTTTATGGTGAAGAGCATAATGCGCTATCCATGCAGTTCACCTTTGTAAAAGTGAACAACCCGTTTACAGACAATGACTACAGCATGAACCGTTCTCCCATCTATAAAAACAGCTGGTACCGCGCCGTGGATACCTGGAGACAGGGACGGATATATTAA
- a CDS encoding cupin domain-containing protein, with translation MAKKSPFISLNEIPEKETIPGYRVRLVHTKNLTMAYYDVKAGSPFPEHSHPNEQVTNVVRGKFELVVEGESRILTVGDVAVIPSGARHYGKAITDCRIIDVFHPVREDYVNRFID, from the coding sequence ATGGCTAAGAAGTCACCTTTTATTTCACTGAACGAAATCCCTGAGAAGGAAACCATCCCGGGATATCGTGTACGCCTTGTGCATACCAAAAATCTTACGATGGCCTACTACGATGTAAAGGCAGGGTCACCGTTTCCGGAGCACAGCCACCCCAATGAACAGGTCACCAATGTGGTGCGGGGTAAGTTTGAACTGGTCGTTGAAGGGGAGTCCAGGATATTGACCGTCGGTGATGTTGCCGTGATCCCTTCAGGTGCCAGGCATTATGGCAAGGCTATTACAGACTGCCGCATCATTGACGTCTTTCATCCGGTGAGGGAAGATTATGTGAATCGCTTTATTGACTGA